In Euphorbia lathyris chromosome 2, ddEupLath1.1, whole genome shotgun sequence, the sequence ACACTCAATCCAAAGATGGAACCAGTCAAAACGGGTTATTGCCTTGACAGCAAAAATAACCGCCTTTAATTCCACCCAATATGCGCTTCTATTTCCAAGGGGAATCGTGAAACAAGCTTCTGGAAACCCTCGACAATTACGAAAAATTCCACCCGCACCTGCTAATACGCCAGATGCGGAACGACACGTGTTCAACTTAATCCACTGGGGTGATGGAGGCGGCCAACAGACAGAGACCAGACGAGGAGGCGGCCAACAGACAGAGACCAGACGAGGAGGCGTCTTAAGGATCCCTGAAATGAGGAATTTATGCAATATGCTCCAGTCCTCTATATTGTTAAGCATACAGCCAGTCCTAAAAAAATCTACCAATTTAACGGCTTCCAAATCTCACGCAATGCCACATGAATTCTAAAGGGGACACCATTAAAAATGCAATCATTTCCCATTCACCAAATCACCCAAACCGCGTGAGTAATAGCCCCGCTGAACAATGCAAAAACTTGTGCACTCATATCTAGAGATTGAGCAAAAGTTACTAGCCAACAACAGTTGCAGAACAAAAACGGACACCAAACACTCGTGAGATGGCCCACCAGATAGCGTATGCGAACTGGCAGCAAAGGAAAATGCGATCGTGACTCCCTGACTCAGCATTGCAAAGGCAGCAGCGGGAAGCTAGTGAAAaaattgtagtttttttttcaataatattttGTTATGAAATTTTGAAAACATTATGGAAATTTGAAGATTTGTCCAATCAATAAAAACAAAAGAATGGACTTAAGAAAAAAGGCGACAAGCACTGATGCACAGTATTCTATCATTTATCCTGTAAgtgtaaataaattaacaaaaaaaaggtaaaaaagaATCCCTAATTTTTGTGTATGCTTCTTAAATTTCTGTCTCAAATCTCTTATTATTTCACAACTAATTGCTAAAGCATTGCATATGCATCCCTTGGGTTGTACCCTATGAAAAGTGAAACCTATCTCGTAGAATATTGCATTGTTAGCTGAGATCCTACCTAAATTTTCTATCCTCGTAGCCCCCTTCCCGAATTCATCCAACCATCCTTTTCAATCTTTAAAGGTAATCTTCACTGTACACCTTTTGGGAAGCGACCAACTCAACCATGTAAACCTTTGATGCATACTTCCAACTGATTGATTTGGCACAAGACTAATGCTGACAACAGACAACAACTCCAACACGTTGGGAAGAGAAAACGCATAATTGTACACTATAAACTCTGTAAATTTATATTAAGATACAACTTTACAAGGAGATGTCCTAGATTTGCTATCAAAATCCAAGAATATTATGGAGGTGTTATCCTTCGTCCGCAGTGTTCTAGCCTCACTCAATAAAAAATTAGCAACTTTCTCGGCCGGAGTATCCTCCTCCATCAAGTATCTCTCCCTCGTCTGTGCAGGTCAAAAATTCATGTCAAAAAAATACAACTTTCCAGAAATAGCAGCAAAATGTTATTTGTTACAAGGGATAAAGATCCAAATTTGTGCCTAATGTTTGTGTAGAAATGTGTACCTTTacgtacaaaaaaaaatgggaAAATTTTATCCTCAGTATTTCCAACATGGAGAAATTTTGGGCCCTGATAGTGGCAGAATAAGCCTTCTAACTACTTgaagtgaaaaaaaaatgaacacaGCCCATGTGAACTGGGCATAAAATACTTTTTGCCTCTACCCCAGCCAAAATGAAGCCGTTTTAGTCTGGTCTGGGAAAAAATGCACAGCACTTCATCTGTTGGGTGCACTTAGCACCCTGCAGATGAAGATAGAGTGAAGGGCTAAACCACCCCTATAAAGGGTGGTTCCCAATGGCCGGGGAACGCTGACACCCTCGTGTCCTCCTGCCTCCACCTCTGGGCCCAGGTAAGAGTCCCATTTTATGGGTTTTGTCCCGAACCTAAAATTGCTGCATGTATCATCATTTGAGCCCACAATTGCTTTTAAGTTGTAAGCGTTGAGGATAAAATTTTACCAATTCTTACATTAGGAGTATATTTGCATTTTCCCAAAAAACATTGAGGGAAATTTGGACCTTCCCTTGTGTTCAACATAAAAAGATTCACCTGCATCACAAGCTGAACTGCCTTTTTAAGACTAATGACATCCCAAAAGCCATCACTGCAGTTTTGCATGATCCAAAGACAATTAAGCAAAACTGAATAATCATGAGCCTGAGACAATATAACAAATGCCCAAAATGCAATTTATGACTGCAAAAAGTACATCTATTGGAAACAAAATCACCTTGCCATCAGTGCAAAGGCGCTACTTGCTCGATCTATATGCACAGCTTCACTTATGTAGGGTTCACAACTGAATCGGGCCTCCTGTTGTTTCAGAAACTTGTCTCCAAGCATTCGAGCAAGATTCAATCCTGAACGACAGGGGGAAGGGAAAATAAATATGAATGAATTGACATCATTCCAAAGTTTTTCTTTCTAACAAGTTATTCAGTCATTTTTCCCTTACCGCAAAGACGTGTTTCTCCATCTTTCAATGGTTCTCCTGATTCATTGATTCTAAGTCTTTCAGAATAACTAGTTATTCTATGGTCTTCCGTCATTTTAATCTGCCTGTCGTCAACACTGGAAATCATATCTAGCTGTAAATATGGTATTGTCGGTATAATTATAACAGATTTCATTTTATGGTATAAGTCGTTAGTATACAAGTTACTCTTATGGAAGGGATAGGGGAATTGTTTTTGGAGTTGTTGTTTGGCTGCCTTAGCGATGGCTCTACTTAGTAGAGATGGAGACTCTCCTGTGGGGATTAGGGCATTAGTTCTATCCATTTCATCATTTGTTCATTTTTGTTCCCTTCTATAAATCAATAATAGGAAGACAAAAATGAACAAATGATGAAACGGAGAGATCTATTGCCCTAATCCCCGCAGGTGAATCTCCCTCTCTGCTGAGGCGGCCAAACAACAACCCAAAAACAATCCCCTTTTTCCTTCCGTAAGAGTAACTTATATACTAATGACTTATACCACAAATACCCCTGTCCTATAGAACATTCCTACTAATGGGCTAGGCCATTCTCTATCACTCATTGCAGTTTTATCCGTAGTTATAATGGCTAGTACTTGAAAGAAACATATCCCAACACAAAATGGTGAATTTTTTTCTGAAACATGTTATCCAAAACAGACAAAGATAAGAACGATAAAGCATACTTCATAACACAAGCTGAATCCCCAACATTGGCACACTGAGCAAAGAAATTTTCGTCACCATCAGCCCAAACCAGAAGTACCGTTGCAGTACAACCCTGCAGGAAATTGATTGTTATATAAAATCTGTCTGCCCTCAATAACGACAATTACTAAAATTGATCAGAACAATAATTTGTTCTATTGTGCAGCTTCAAAAATTCAAGATATCCAAGCATGATATCAAAATGAACCAGATCTGTAGCATTCTTATACACTGTGAATTGATAGGATATAGGAACCATATCTACATGCCTATCATAGTTATCTAAATCCAAGAAGTAATACCAGCCAGCCATGTTAAAGATATTCAACAATTCATAATATTTGTCTACTTCTAGTTAACTGTTTCATTTTAGCTGTTCATTGTAAAGTACAGACGAAGACGTAGCCCTAAGGTATTTCTCACAGAACAAGAAACTAAGGGCTTGTATAGCTGTGGAAAACAATTCCTATTTTCCCGAAAAGATTTCTAAGAAAAATAAGATTCCATGTTTTCTAATATCACACTTGTGTTCGGAAAACATCCAAACGCTGCTTTTCAAACTTACTGTTATGGGGAAAACCAGATGGTTGCATAAATTTTATTGCTGGATTTTTTAACCTAGCAACAAATATTTTGCCttttattatcaaaaaattataatttcagtattctatttatagtttgatattaatttatgatatcttatttgatattaatttatgatatcttattttcttattatggtattactatttttaatataatatattattaatttataagagcTTGCTAATTTTATGCCAGtcaatattataaaaaaaattacgtaTGCAATATTAACTTTGattatttaagttttttttttcattcataaattaatttatgttcctctaattaattttcatatccTTTTTCTACTACActtctattaataatttttttcaaCTATTAGTatataaatagcataaaattgtaaatataatAAGAAATAGAAAATTCGACATCTTTTgagaagttttttttatttttctatttaggAAATAGAAAATTAGGAAAATGGAAAATATTTGCCATAACTAAAGCAATGATAAAGAATAGTCTAGCCCATTAGTAGGAAGAGAGGCTTTTCTGGTAAAAGACATTAGTACTAGTACTCATATCCTATACCAGAAATGCCCCTATACTAATGGGCTAGGTTATTCTCTATCATGGGCCTAAATGTATCAACCGCCTGCAAGCCAATATGAATGCATTGGTAACCAAAAACAATCtaaataaatttgaaaattacAATTTCATTTCAACCCTCATGCCCAAAAAAGACAGCCAAAAAAGGAACAGAAAATATCTTAAACATTGATGTTTCAGAAAAAAAGGAATAGAGCACATCTTAAGAGGTACAACAAGTTGTACAAAAAggtgaaagttctttattaattttttatatatgatatGAGTTGCATTGTGGGGTTTCATATAAATAAATCCATGCTACCACATTTTCAACTTTTTATGGAATAAAACACCAGTCAACTAAAGATCGGTATCCAGTAGTAAATCAACTATCAATCAGCTCAATTCAGACTCAGTGGCTCTTACACTgacaagaaagaaagaacaccTTAATTTAGAAAAACCTAGTTTTTAACTGTCCGGGTTTGAAACCTCATTTTATCATTCAATCTTAAATCATCTAGGGAAAAAATAGATACTGTAATTACAAAATGCATCTATACAAATGACAAACAGAAGAAAAGGTAACAAACAATGCGGGGACTTGCTTCACTTCCTGTTTAATCTTTCACTTTATGAGATGCATGCATGTAAAATTTCCAGTTAAGACTCATCACAATAGCTCAAAAATAAATGACATCACAGAGAACAAGAGAATGTAAGGAAAACCTCATAAAAATTATTCATAGAAGCTTCTGTTTGAGAAAATGCAATTCTAAGAACTTCTGAAGCATCACATTGTGATAAAACTCTCTCCCTTGTTAGTGCATCAGATAAAATATGAGCAACCTTCTCAGGAAGTATCCTGGAGTAAAGAAAATGGGCAGACAATGATTATATATTACCCAATATAGCATAAGCAGCAATGCATAATAGAAAGGTATACAAAgggaataaaattatattaatcttGATCTAAAATGCAAGATCAATAAAGTTAGTGCATAACCTAGCAATGGAAAATATAAGAGTAACTAAGTATATATTGATAAGAATAGCAGCAAAACACGCATATTTTACCAGAGGAGAAACAGCGAAAAAGAGAACTGCAGGGTGTTATACACAAGGGTATAGTTTCTATAAAGACTTCAACCGGTCAAAATGAAATgaagaactttttttttttttgaaaagaaatgAAGAACTTAATAAATGACTACGGGTGACAATTTCTGACACCATCTACAGAGACAATCCGACTGACATGGCACGAATGACAAATTtatcttttctcttctttttttttttttttttttgctatttacatcatatataatcatatgAAACATATATCGATAACACAGTAATTTTCACCTGGTCAAtaactgaccaagtgaatttggtccgTCACAGTTAGATCTAGAAAGTGTAAATCTTAGCCTTACGATTATTTTAATCTTCACCATAGGATTTTAATAAgcctaaatctaacggtgactgatcaaattcacttggtcagtcactgaccaggtgaaaaccaTCGATAGACAACATAACACGATTTTGAAACTATAACCCCAATTGCCACCCCTATAACTGACCATTTTGCACAACAGAAAAAAAAGTGCTTTAAAATTTAGCTCCCattgttaaaaacaaagaagTGAAATTCAATCTACAAGACATGATATATAAAAACAGAAGTAAGAACACTAACTTGCTAGCAGAATCAGCAGCTGCTACTCCACCATGCCCATCACATATACCAAACACTCCAAACTGCAAGATAAGTAATTAGGTTGTTTAGCTTTTACGAAATATATTACATCTCCATTTTCATGTATTTCCCAGATAACACTTAACATTAGTTATAAGAAAATTCATAAATCTAAAACCTGGTCAATTCCAGGGAGGGGCCACTGAGAATAGGACACATCTTCCATTGCAAGCTTCTTTCCTCCTCGACGCAAAGCCATTGGATCTGATGCCATGCCTACACCAAAAGGTGTTTCATTTTCAGATTTAGATGTAACATGGACCTGGCAGAAGCAAAATATATACAAAGGCATCAATTAGCAACGCAATAGTAATGTACTATAATCAAAAAGCTCTCTAAGAAAGGGTAAATATATTATGTGACAACACAGAATAAGAGCATAAAACAGACAAAAACAAAAGTTATACATCCTGGAATGGAATTCAATAGATTGTATCTTTGCAGAATGGTAATTCAAATATCTTAAGAATTCCAAATCTTAGAAAAGAATTCAGTTTTACGGAAACCATATTTAACAACGAACCCAACCACCATTATACAAATGCATAAATCGAATCACAACATAAATAAAAGGAGCAGCTCGTCTTACATATATATTTGAGGTTGTGCCAAGCGTAATTATGTCTCCATTACATAGATCAATAGGATCACCCCAGTGCCTACTTCCAGAATCAGGATGATTAATCGAACGTGAATTCAGAAGTGTTCCATTTAAGCTACCCATATCTACCAGCTCCCACTTTTTCTTCTGAAATGACAGGAATCCATTAAAATCAGTGACAAACAATGCAGAACAAACATCACATAGTAAGAATCAGAATAATGTGCTTATCCAGAAATTACATCCATATTCCAGTTAATCATTGCATGCTTCCCTGACACCTCTGAGTCCTTCAACATTAAATCACTGGAAACCCTTCCAAGGGTCAGCGGAAGCCTTGAAGCACTGATAGACTGCGCAGAACAGCGAAGTCCACGAGAAGGACCAGAGATGACCTCCAAAGAGATGCAGCTTCCTGCACTTCTAATAGAAAACTATGATAACATTCTTTTCACATTTATACAAATAAATGTAACTAT encodes:
- the LOC136219777 gene encoding protein phosphatase 2C 70 isoform X1, with amino-acid sequence MLLIEGIVGVFLLLMLLLIFIIIFIACRPWRFVFSRSRTLKAAELERPLVSDDVESNELARNFDLEGACYQNEGQLRMSRPHGLVHKQRPPSTSVYPTQGDSLILNVASEAGEDISVGQTLKRVNLKEHLAEAQTHVAHEDKNPVLISGVDNDTFRELVPKVITDQRSCISLEVISGPSRGLRCSAQSISASRLPLTLGRVSSDLMLKDSEVSGKHAMINWNMDKKKWELVDMGSLNGTLLNSRSINHPDSGSRHWGDPIDLCNGDIITLGTTSNIYVHVTSKSENETPFGVGMASDPMALRRGGKKLAMEDVSYSQWPLPGIDQFGVFGICDGHGGVAAADSASKILPEKVAHILSDALTRERVLSQCDASEVLRIAFSQTEASMNNFYEGCTATVLLVWADGDENFFAQCANVGDSACVMNVDDRQIKMTEDHRITSYSERLRINESGEPLKDGETRLCGLNLARMLGDKFLKQQEARFSCEPYISEAVHIDRASSAFALMASDGFWDVISLKKAVQLVMQTRERYLMEEDTPAEKVANFLLSEARTLRTKDNTSIIFLDFDSKSRTSPCKVVS
- the LOC136219777 gene encoding protein phosphatase 2C 70 isoform X2, yielding MLLIEGIVGVFLLLMLLLIFIIIFIACRPWRFVFSRSRTLKAAELERPLVSDDVESNELARNFDLEGACYQNEGQLRMSRPHGLVHKQRPPSTSVYPTQGDSLILNVASEAGEDISVGQTLKRVNLKEHLAEAQTHVAHEDKNPVLISGVDNDTFRELVPKVITDQRSCISLEVISGPSRGLRCSAQSISASRLPLTLGRVSSDLMLKDSEVSGKHAMINWNMDKKKWELVDMGSLNGTLLNSRSINHPDSGSRHWGDPIDLCNGDIITLGTTSNIYVHVTSKSENETPFGVGMASDPMALRRGGKKLAMEDVSYSQWPLPGIDQFGVFGICDGHGGVAAADSASKILPEKVAHILSDALTRERVLSQCDASEVLRIAFSQTEASMNNFYEGCTATVLLVWADGDENFFAQCANVGDSACVMKQIKMTEDHRITSYSERLRINESGEPLKDGETRLCGLNLARMLGDKFLKQQEARFSCEPYISEAVHIDRASSAFALMASDGFWDVISLKKAVQLVMQTRERYLMEEDTPAEKVANFLLSEARTLRTKDNTSIIFLDFDSKSRTSPCKVVS